The following nucleotide sequence is from Chloracidobacterium validum.
CGGCATTGCGCCAATCTCCGGGCGCGCGCCCGGCAGTGTGGTGGCGCTGCGCTCGCTTCCCACTTTTGTTGCGGCCGGCACGAAGGATTTCTCGCGTCCGGGGTCGGAACAACTCGCCGACCGACTTCGCGCCCAGGAAACGCCGCTGACGTTCAAACTGTATGAAGCCGAGCACCTGCTGGTTGTGCCAGATGCCCTCCCTGACATTTTCAAGTGGATGGATGGTTTCGTTGGCAAGTGACCACGGGCACGGAGCTGCCTGTCGAGCGTGGGCAACTAGGGTCGGCGCACCATGAGCCTTTCACCCGGCTGCTCCTGCCGCGACCGCCTGGGGTTGCGTCCCCGTATAACCAGGGATGAAGCGGAAGGGTGGTCCTCAGGTGTGATAATTTCCACTTCTGCTCCGACTTCAACGTCCGTGGTCTGAAGCTCGTTGCGAAAGGCGCGAAACTCAAATTCGACTTCCTGGATCGGTTGAGTAGCTGAAAGCGTGATGCTCTTGCCAATGTCCTTGACCCGAATATCCGCAAAGCCACGCTGTTGCCACGGGATGGCAACCAAGGGCACCTCATAGGTGAACCGGTCGCCGTCATTGAGATCAAGGCGCACAATCACCCGCAACCGCGCGAGCGTGCCGTACTCGGTCGCCGTAATCTCCGGCGGGTCGAACCGGAAACTCTGGATGCTGACCCGCGGCCGAACCTTGATCACGCGGCCGACTTGCGCCTGCCCATAGACAGAAGGCGGCTGGGATGCCGGAAGCAGCATCCCGATGGCAAACAGCGCCGCTGCTAAACCGACGCGGATGGTGCGTGACGACGGCATAGAGGTTTTCCCCGGACACAGGTGTGGCTTTCAAGGTGAGGGCAGCGTTACCGATTGCCAATGTCGCTGGCAACGGCCGCCGCCGCAAGCTTGCCCGACAACAGAACCAGTGGAATGCCCCCGCCAGGGTGCGTCCCCCCGCCGGTGAAGTACAGTCCGCGCACTTCCCGCGCCCGGATAGGCGGACGCCAGAAAGCGTTGCGCAGGCTGTTGGACGACAACCCATAAATCGAACCGCGATGCGCGTTGAACCACGTCGCAAAGCGCTTCGGCGTCAGCATGTCCTCAAAAACAATGCTGTCGGAAAGCCCGGTCAGACCAACGGACTCCAACTGGGCCACGATTTGGTTGCGGTAATCCCGCGCGACGTTGTCCCAGTCGTAGGCATCGCACACCGCCGGAGCATTGACCATCACGAACAGATTTTCACCGCCCGGCGGCGCTTGGGTTGGATCGGTACGGCTGGTGGCGCACACGTAGATGGTCGGATCGCGCGGCGGGGTCAGCGTATCGAAAATTTCAGCAAACTCGCCGGGATAATCACGCGAAAAAAAGATGTTGTGGTGGGCGAGCTGGTCGAACTTGCGTGCTGTCCCCAGCAAAAGAATGAACCCCGAGCAAGACGGCTCAATCCGGGCAAGTCGCTGGTCGCTGTAAGCGCGGCGGCGGACACTTGGCAATAACCTGGCATAGGTGTAGAGCGCGTCGGCGTTCGAGACGATGGCATCTGCGACCAGTACATCGCCATTGGCAAGCCGCACCCCTTTGACTCCTCCATGCTCGACTAGGATTTCGGCGACCGGAGCGTTCGTTTCGATGACGACACCCTGGGCCTCGGCGATCCGGGTCAGGGCTTCGGCAATCCGGTACAGGCCACCGGCGACGTACCAAGCTCCGAAGGCAAACTCAACATAAGGAATGAGACAAAAGGTAGCTTGTGCCCGGTAGGGTGATGAGCCGTTGTAGGTTGCGTAGCGGTTGAATAGCTGCCGCAGATACGGGCTGGCAAAAAACTCGGCCGTTCGGTCGGCAACGGTT
It contains:
- a CDS encoding phytoene desaturase family protein → MTTPRVIVIGAGLGGLAAALHLAARGFQVRLLEKNPSVGGKLNRITADGYSFDTGPSLVTMPDILRNTFAVAGERLEDHLTLQPLDPICRYRWPDGVRLDLSSDLAKTVTALRRIAPEDEAAFFRFLSYGADLYTATAPVFLFNDFRDWRQLWRQLDRHLLRQLPRLATLKTVADRTAEFFASPYLRQLFNRYATYNGSSPYRAQATFCLIPYVEFAFGAWYVAGGLYRIAEALTRIAEAQGVVIETNAPVAEILVEHGGVKGVRLANGDVLVADAIVSNADALYTYARLLPSVRRRAYSDQRLARIEPSCSGFILLLGTARKFDQLAHHNIFFSRDYPGEFAEIFDTLTPPRDPTIYVCATSRTDPTQAPPGGENLFVMVNAPAVCDAYDWDNVARDYRNQIVAQLESVGLTGLSDSIVFEDMLTPKRFATWFNAHRGSIYGLSSNSLRNAFWRPPIRAREVRGLYFTGGGTHPGGGIPLVLLSGKLAAAAVASDIGNR